In Helianthus annuus cultivar XRQ/B chromosome 9, HanXRQr2.0-SUNRISE, whole genome shotgun sequence, the following are encoded in one genomic region:
- the LOC110894766 gene encoding uncharacterized protein LOC110894766 has product MAPFELLYGRKCRAPICWEEVGEKLIEGPELVQITNEKVAIAREKLKEAQSRQKSYADRHRRTLEFNVAEKVFLKVSPCRGVRRFGIRGKLSPRFIGPFEILEKVGEISYRLALPPQLSNVHNVFHVSLLRGYNYHPLHVVNYPLHEIHEDLSYEEEPEAILDRQERVMRKKSIPFVKILWKNHPEREATWESEDAIRSQYPRLFET; this is encoded by the coding sequence ATGGCACCGTTTGAGTTATTATATGGGCGTAAGTGTCGAGCTCCTATATGTTGGGAGGAAGTTGGTGAAAAATTGATTGAGGGGCCTGAACTGGTGCAGATCACAAATGAAAAGGTTGCTATTGCTCGTGAAAAACTCAAGGAAGCTCAGAGTagacagaaaagctatgcagatcgTCACCGACGAACTTTGGAATTTAATGTTGCTGAAAAAGTGTTCCTAAAAGTATCACCATGCAGAGGTGTTCGACGTTTTGGCATAAGGGGGAAATTGAGTCCACGTTTTATAGGACCGTTTGAGATATTGGAGAAAGTCGGCGAAATTTCATATCGGTTAGCTCTACCTCCACAATTATCTAACGTGCATAATGTTTTTCATGTATCGTTGTTACGCGGGTATAATTACCATCCTCTTCATGTTGTGAACTATCCTCTACATGAGATTCATGAGGACTTATCGTACGAAGAGGAACCAGAGGCTATTTTGGATCGACAAGAACGTGTTATGCGTAAGAAATCTATACCGTTTGTGAAAATCTTATGGAAAAATCATCCGGAACGCGAAGCCACATGGGAATCGGAGGATGCAATCCGTTCTCAATATCCTAGGCTATTCGAAACATAG